Proteins from a genomic interval of Clostridium sp. M62/1:
- a CDS encoding ABC transporter substrate-binding protein has translation MKRRIISALLLVCITAAIASGCGSDEPVETVDLNSMTLEEIEAQAKEEGELASAAMPDTWANWGETWQEYTDTYGIEHVDTDMSSAEEISLFETEGTDATKDIGDVGQAFGPVAEEQGVTLPYKTSYWDSIPDWAKDDDGDWIIGYYGTMSVIVNNKIVKDTPTSFEDILNGDYIVAVGDVQAATQAQYAVLAAAIAYGGDESNIQPGLDYFRQIAEQGRLDLGEFTQARIEKGEVGVAFLWDFNALGYREQFVENNPDADFTVFIPSEASIQTGYATIINKYSKHPCAAALAREYILSDEGQINLAKGYATPIREDVELPDDVASKLLDDSQYANARMVEDQDAWDETAQTIGTLWQEEVVAYAQ, from the coding sequence ATGAAAAGAAGAATAATAAGTGCGTTGCTGCTTGTCTGTATTACTGCGGCAATCGCTTCAGGATGCGGTTCTGATGAACCGGTTGAAACAGTTGATCTGAACAGTATGACTCTGGAAGAGATTGAAGCACAGGCAAAAGAAGAGGGAGAACTTGCATCTGCGGCGATGCCTGATACATGGGCCAACTGGGGTGAAACATGGCAGGAGTACACAGATACGTACGGGATTGAGCATGTGGATACTGATATGTCTTCTGCGGAAGAAATTTCGCTGTTTGAGACAGAGGGGACAGATGCTACGAAGGATATTGGTGATGTAGGACAGGCATTCGGACCGGTAGCGGAAGAGCAGGGAGTTACACTTCCGTATAAGACAAGCTACTGGGATTCGATTCCGGACTGGGCGAAAGACGATGACGGAGACTGGATCATAGGATATTACGGCACAATGTCTGTTATTGTTAACAACAAGATCGTAAAAGACACACCTACATCTTTTGAAGATATCTTAAACGGTGATTATATAGTTGCAGTCGGAGACGTGCAGGCTGCCACTCAGGCTCAGTATGCAGTCCTTGCTGCAGCAATTGCTTACGGCGGAGATGAAAGCAACATTCAGCCGGGACTTGATTACTTCAGACAGATTGCTGAGCAGGGAAGACTTGACCTCGGCGAGTTTACTCAGGCACGTATCGAGAAAGGAGAAGTCGGAGTAGCTTTCTTATGGGATTTCAACGCTCTTGGTTACAGAGAGCAGTTTGTAGAGAATAATCCGGATGCAGACTTTACAGTTTTTATCCCGTCTGAGGCATCTATCCAGACCGGATATGCTACAATTATCAACAAATATTCAAAGCATCCGTGTGCTGCGGCTCTTGCGAGAGAATACATTTTAAGTGATGAGGGACAGATCAATCTTGCAAAAGGTTATGCAACACCGATACGTGAGGATGTGGAGCTTCCGGACGATGTGGCTTCAAAACTCCTGGACGACAGCCAGTATGCAAACGCGAGAATGGTAGAAGATCAGGATGCATGGGACGAGACCGCGCAGACGATCGGAACATTGTGGCAGGAAGAGGTTGTAGCTTACGCACAATAA
- a CDS encoding ABC transporter permease, with the protein MKTQKKTYIFALVPFLLLCLLFEIIPVIFTVIRSFFPEGGDMGFTLDNYINIFTGKLYQQAIVNSLLISILSSVIGLLVAFIGAKAVHEEKGKLKQVFMSILNMVSNFSGVPLAFAYIIMFGNIGVMTMIGANYGIEFLAEFPLYSVWGLLLIYVYFQIPLSTLLLIPAFDSIRKEWKEAVALLGGSRMTFWRKVGIPVLMPSILGTFSVLFANALAAYASAYALLMNNVSLLPIRLSEQFVGDIIQRPEFGSAIAVIMMVFMVIAIGVQNKMTPKKGGRR; encoded by the coding sequence ATGAAAACACAAAAGAAAACATACATATTTGCGCTGGTGCCGTTTTTGCTGCTATGTCTTCTGTTTGAGATCATACCGGTCATTTTTACGGTCATCAGAAGTTTCTTCCCGGAGGGAGGAGACATGGGATTTACACTTGATAACTATATTAATATATTTACCGGAAAACTGTATCAGCAGGCCATAGTCAACAGTCTGCTCATCTCGATTCTTTCTTCGGTTATCGGGCTGCTCGTGGCATTTATCGGTGCAAAAGCAGTCCATGAGGAAAAAGGTAAACTGAAGCAGGTATTCATGAGTATTCTGAATATGGTATCAAATTTTTCGGGCGTACCGCTGGCGTTTGCATATATCATTATGTTTGGAAACATCGGTGTCATGACGATGATCGGCGCGAATTACGGAATTGAATTTCTGGCGGAGTTCCCCCTGTATTCTGTATGGGGACTTCTGCTGATATATGTATATTTCCAAATCCCCCTGTCCACACTCCTGCTGATCCCGGCATTTGATTCGATCAGAAAAGAGTGGAAAGAAGCGGTTGCCCTTCTGGGCGGCAGCCGGATGACATTCTGGAGGAAAGTCGGCATCCCAGTACTGATGCCGAGTATACTGGGAACATTTTCTGTATTGTTTGCCAACGCACTGGCAGCTTATGCGTCTGCCTATGCACTGCTGATGAACAATGTATCACTGCTTCCGATCCGTCTGTCGGAACAGTTCGTCGGCGATATCATACAGAGACCGGAGTTCGGAAGTGCGATTGCAGTCATCATGATGGTCTTCATGGTGATCGCCATTGGCGTACAGAATAAGATGACTCCAAAGAAAGGGGGGAGACGCTGA